In Rosa chinensis cultivar Old Blush chromosome 1, RchiOBHm-V2, whole genome shotgun sequence, a genomic segment contains:
- the LOC112179340 gene encoding peroxisome biogenesis protein 16 isoform X1: protein MEAYKKWVRENKDYVHSLESLANGFTWLLPERFSQSEIGPEAVTTILGILTAVNEHIIDTASPRLHAGHAARNSFPYPLCISALKDLETLVEVVAQQYFGDDKKWNYIAIMEASKVLVRLALFRNSGYKMLLHGGETPNDEKNLDTLTPQRRSGGFMKPGEQHGNGHLRNNHAQDPWNLEGRALSALNRFGEKARTVSDPVWLRRVQHQHAIMEPPTPMVERSTLSSILSEKGLHGALYVAGEVLFITRPLIYVLFIRKYGARSWIPWFLSLAVDFTGMGILSRITSSTGSTKEQQFHLSVPEKNEVKRRKLLWALYLMRDPFFSKYTRRRLEGTENMLEHIPVVGFLAAKLVELISGAQSRYTYMSGS, encoded by the exons ATGGAGGCTTATAAGAAATGGGTCAGGGAGAACAAGGACTATGTTCACTCCTTGGAGTCTCTCGCCAAT GGATTCACTTGGCTTCTACCTGAACGGTTTTCTCAATCAGAGATAGGACCAGAAGCAg TAACTACTATCTTGGGAATATTAACTGCTGTCAATGAACATATAATCGACACAGCTTCTCCTCGATTACATGCTGGTCATGCTGCGCGTAATTCTTTTCCTTATCCATTGTGTATATCTGCACTAAAGGACTTGGAAACGTTGGTTGAAGTTGTGGCTCAACAGTACTTTGGTGATGACAAAAAATGGAATTACATTGCTATTATGGAGGCTAGCAA GGTGCTAGTTAGGTTAGCTTTGTTCCGGAACAGTGGATATAAGATGCTTCTCCATGGAGGAGAGACACCAAATGATGAAAAAAATTTGGATACTTTAACTCCTCAGCGTCGAAGTGGTGGTTTTATGAAGCCTGGTGAGCAGCATGGGAATGGTCACTTGAGAAATAATCATGCACAGGATCCATGGAATTTAGAAGGAAGAGCACTATCTGCATTGAATAGGTTTGGAGAAAAGGCTAGAACTGTTTCAGATCCAGTATGGTTGCGTCGGGTTCAACACCAGCATGCCATTATGGAGCCTCCAA CTCCAATGGTTGAGAGGTCGACTCTATCCTCCATATTGTCCGAAAAGGGTCTCCATGGGGCTTTGTATGTGGCTGGGGAAGTGCTATTTATAACAAGACcacttatttatgttttatttattcgGAAATATGGAGCTCGCTCCTGGATTCCTTGGTTTCTTTCGCTGGCTGTGGACTTCACTGGAATGGGCATTCTATCTCGAATTACTTCGTCCACAGGTAGTACAAAAGAGCAGCAGTTTCATCTTTCTGTCCCTGAAAAGAATGAG GTTAAAAGACGAAAACTGTTATGGGCACTTTACCTCATGAGAGATCCGTTTTTCAGCAAGTATACCAG GCGAAGACTTGAAGGCACTGAGAATATGTTGGAACATATACCAGTAGTTGGATTTCTTGCAG CAAAACTTGTTGAGCTTATTTCAGGAGCACAGTCAAGGTATACTTACATGTCGGGATCATAA
- the LOC112179340 gene encoding peroxisome biogenesis protein 16 isoform X2, with amino-acid sequence MGQGEQGLCSLLGVSRQLTTILGILTAVNEHIIDTASPRLHAGHAARNSFPYPLCISALKDLETLVEVVAQQYFGDDKKWNYIAIMEASKVLVRLALFRNSGYKMLLHGGETPNDEKNLDTLTPQRRSGGFMKPGEQHGNGHLRNNHAQDPWNLEGRALSALNRFGEKARTVSDPVWLRRVQHQHAIMEPPTPMVERSTLSSILSEKGLHGALYVAGEVLFITRPLIYVLFIRKYGARSWIPWFLSLAVDFTGMGILSRITSSTGSTKEQQFHLSVPEKNEVKRRKLLWALYLMRDPFFSKYTRRRLEGTENMLEHIPVVGFLAAKLVELISGAQSRYTYMSGS; translated from the exons ATGGGTCAGGGAGAACAAGGACTATGTTCACTCCTTGGAGTCTCTCGCCAAT TAACTACTATCTTGGGAATATTAACTGCTGTCAATGAACATATAATCGACACAGCTTCTCCTCGATTACATGCTGGTCATGCTGCGCGTAATTCTTTTCCTTATCCATTGTGTATATCTGCACTAAAGGACTTGGAAACGTTGGTTGAAGTTGTGGCTCAACAGTACTTTGGTGATGACAAAAAATGGAATTACATTGCTATTATGGAGGCTAGCAA GGTGCTAGTTAGGTTAGCTTTGTTCCGGAACAGTGGATATAAGATGCTTCTCCATGGAGGAGAGACACCAAATGATGAAAAAAATTTGGATACTTTAACTCCTCAGCGTCGAAGTGGTGGTTTTATGAAGCCTGGTGAGCAGCATGGGAATGGTCACTTGAGAAATAATCATGCACAGGATCCATGGAATTTAGAAGGAAGAGCACTATCTGCATTGAATAGGTTTGGAGAAAAGGCTAGAACTGTTTCAGATCCAGTATGGTTGCGTCGGGTTCAACACCAGCATGCCATTATGGAGCCTCCAA CTCCAATGGTTGAGAGGTCGACTCTATCCTCCATATTGTCCGAAAAGGGTCTCCATGGGGCTTTGTATGTGGCTGGGGAAGTGCTATTTATAACAAGACcacttatttatgttttatttattcgGAAATATGGAGCTCGCTCCTGGATTCCTTGGTTTCTTTCGCTGGCTGTGGACTTCACTGGAATGGGCATTCTATCTCGAATTACTTCGTCCACAGGTAGTACAAAAGAGCAGCAGTTTCATCTTTCTGTCCCTGAAAAGAATGAG GTTAAAAGACGAAAACTGTTATGGGCACTTTACCTCATGAGAGATCCGTTTTTCAGCAAGTATACCAG GCGAAGACTTGAAGGCACTGAGAATATGTTGGAACATATACCAGTAGTTGGATTTCTTGCAG CAAAACTTGTTGAGCTTATTTCAGGAGCACAGTCAAGGTATACTTACATGTCGGGATCATAA